The sequence CTCATCACacttttcaaagtgtgtgtctTGATATCGAAGGGCAGTTTcagttgtttgtctttttcatagCCTGAAGTTTTAATTATGAAGTCAAAGATCAGGGGAATGATATATTTGGCATCTGTTATCAGGTGGATTTCTTAAGTTCAACACTCTGTAAACAGActaatatactgtaatataatCCTTTACTGAGCCCTCTCTTTACTGGAAGCAAAACTGGGAAAGATGCTGGCACTTCAGTCTCATCTGGGAGGAAGTGTGACACTGTTAAACAGCTTTAGCCAACTATATAAACTAAGGCCACAGTAAAAGGCCAGCCAGATGTAACATCATCTCCTGTGCTTTTGTTCAAGTCATGTAATGAGCCTGTAATGAGGCCATGAAATATTAATGACCATGCTCACCTGACAGCGAGCCGCTATAGGGGTCCTCTCAATCTAAAACAAGATGGAAGAGAGACACTTAACCCCCTCTGGGTTGAAAAAACACAGGCCAAGAAGATGAGGAAAATACTTTGGAAATATTGGACCAAAATGTTCATAAGTAAACAGATGTCTGAAGCAATAAGTTAATGAATTAAGCTCCTGGCTAACCAGAATAAAAGGCACAGTTTAATGGCGATGAAGCTCTGATGCTGCATGAGCCAAAGAAATGTCATGTTTCTGCGGCAATTATGTATGTATGGGGGCCATGCTATTTGGTTTAGCGCTCTCTTGTGGTTATGCAAAAAGCCTGGTGTGTTTAGTGGAATGCCACCCATGGCTCGTATATAATCCAAGTTGATTATATGTGTGTCAGACCCTGATGAAGACAAGTTGATACGCGCTGATGTGTTTAGGTGCCTGTGCTCAAAGAATAAATTCATATTATTGCCTCACTCACAGAGATAGTGCCttagtttttttctgtgattgtcTGCACTACTTAAAACATTGTGCTTGTATTCTGTTTGCTATTtcatagtttgtttgtttgtttgtttgtttttaagactTGGGGTCACAAGTGGGAGCCTAAAATGTCTAGTATCCTCCTCACCTGTGCTCACCTGAAACCTGTGATTAAACTACATTAGATTTTCAACAGCTGGGACAATTGTGAAGTTACAGTATAAAGAGGACTTTGGGCTTTCACTGGATAtttcacccaaacacacacacacacacacacacacacacacacacacacacacacacacacagagagagagagagagagagagagagagagagagagagcagaaactATATCAATAGGTCCATGTAAATTAGTTATTGATAAGTAACACTGATATGGTTTTGTTGTGCCACTATGTTCTTATAGTGTCTTTGTGACTGAAAATGTTTaagctgttattattgtttatgttgttattgttattgttactgttcCAGTAACTGTCACTTGTATTTTCTCTATCTGTTATATAGGCACTGCCTTGGCAGGACGGTGAACCTATTTACgatgaaaaaacagagagagagagagagagagagagagagagattaaataGTTTACTCGTCCATGTTACCTTGTTTATTCCAGTAACACGGACTGCAAAAGTTGCCGTTCTCTCCTCTGTTGCCGCCGCAGGGAAAGTAAACACAAGAAGAGATTGATCAGTATGCTCAGCAGCTGCACACTACATCGTCATTAGCGATTGACAACAAACCACAAGCGTTTATTCTTCTTCTGTGTGGGTTTGGCGGATCGCAATCCAACTTTTAATGGTGCATATCGCCACCTACTGTATCGGAGTGTGTGGAGTCGTGGCATTATTTATAGCCTACACAAACACTAATCAACGTagttagaaaaaagaaagaaaattacaccCTATTTCCTAATATTGTCTGTACTATGTAATCTATCAGCCATCTAATTTCTGAATTAGAATATTGATCCAATATTAATTTTAAACTCTAATCCTGACCTGTCTTACATACAACAATTCttactgtctctcctctctctttctctgtctgtgtgtgtgtgtgtgtttgtgtttgtttgtttgtttgtttgtttgtgtgggtgtcaATTACCTTCCAGGACTACACTTACCATTAAAACTACAATGCCCGTTATTCCCGGTCTGCCGTTCGACAGTGACAAATGTCGTAATCACTTGAGCCTGGATAATAGGTGTGACCTCGCGGTGGCAGGAGAAGTGGGAGAGCTGTTCAAGCCACGGTACGGAGATGGTGAGTAGAGCCTGCCGACACACTGGGAAGCTCCCAGTCGTTTCTTCCACCAGTAATGCACATTATTAGCCTGTAGATAATACTTTACACATTCCAGTAGATACAGTAAATCCTTTGCTCATTATCTGGCAGTAAGTAGTCCTACAAGTAGCGCAGTTGCGTTTAAGTCAAGTCGCACGCACTGGCTTGTCAGTTCGGCGTGCCAGCCTCCACAGTTTACTACACCTGTCTATGCCTGTACCGACATTACTGGACATGTTATTGGGGTTTAGACAGCAGTTTGCTTCATGTAACTTAGGTAGCTAACATTTTTAACTCTCTGACTTCCTGTCTTAGCCGGCACCTAAGTTGTATCCCAGTAATTTCATTGGCTATTCATCTAGTAATAGAGTAGTAATAGACTAGCTTCATTGAAAGAAGTAGATCTGCTCCATAGAGAGTGTATCCTCCGTGTATTTTCATCTTTCACACACCACAGTATTGTTCTTGAACGCATCTTCTTCTGATAGGTTCATTTATAACTTTTGCAATTAATAAAtcgctgtgtttttgtgagtgaATGTCCAGTAAGGATGGCAGTGGACTTGATAAATATATCCTGGTCTGTTATGTAATGGTGTAGTCCTCATGGTTGTGGAGTGTGTGCTATTTTTGAACTGGCCGTGGCTGACTCCCCCTGCTTTAGTAAATCCTGTGGACAAGGATGGACACACGCAACATGGGTGGGACAGTTGAGCTATCACTTTCATGCGTGCCCTCACAGTGAAATCAATGCTAATAGTACTAACAGCGGTGTTGTTTGTCTTGTATCTTGCAGTCTGAGCCTATTAGAGTTCTGGTGACTGGCGCTGCTGGGCAGATTGCCTATTCCCTGCTGTTCAGCATTGCCAAGGGAGATGTCTTTGGCAAAGATCAGGTAAAGAAGGGCTTTGTCTTGCTTGCGTAACATGCTGTCCTTTATCTTATTACGAAGTGTAAGGCCAGTGTCACAAGACATACATTACATGCCGACAGTCCCCGCAAAGCGACCGTGACTGGCACCCGTTTTCCAGGTCATATCTGGGGAAGACTGGAACAGACGTTGGCCCTGCGGGTGCTGATCAAATTgaacactcattcacacacccGCGCCAAGCCTGGATTGTCCTTGAAGTCAATTAAGTGGATCTTGTGCCAAGAGTCTTAGGCCATCTTTAAAACCACATGATCCATAGTCAGTGAGCCACATGGCTTAGGCTGCCACACTCTGTTCTCAGTCGCCTCAGCCCTCCATTGACATGCCAGTGACATGCCTACGTGGTATTGTGTCATTATGAGTTCATTTCAGCATGTTTTGACTTTCACACCCATCTGATACCATTCACTCTATCCCCTTCTCTCTTCATCCATCTATCAGCCAATCATCCTGCTCCTTTTGGACATTTCACCCATGTTGCCAGTGCTAGAAGGTGTAGTCATGGAGCTGCAGGACTGCGCCCTCCCACTTCTGAGAGGTAACCATAGCCTTGCCATCATCACACCAGCATGGACTCCATGGAGCAAGGCCTCTGTGTGAGAGGCCTTGCTAAAGAGAGTAAAAAGTACTCTCTTTAACTTCTGAAATATTTGCTACTTGGTAACAGTGTACTTCACGATCAAAAACTAGAAACCCATTATAACAGATGATGGTTGACGAACATTTATGTCTGAAGTGTTTTACATTAGCatgaattaaatgttttatttaatgtttggCCCCACTGGAAAATGAATCCCTAACCCTGGCTGTGCTCTACTCATTGAATTATATGCAACAGGTGTTGTTAGTGTGATGCAGGTGTTGGCAGTGGAATGGCTTGGTAAACTCCACGCTCAGTTAGTAATATATGTCATTTAAACCACGGGATCCCTGTGCAAAATGTGACATTCCGAGCACGTACGTGCCAAATGGAAGGAGACTGGCTCCTGATTTCCAATAGGTTTTTCAGTCTTTGTCGCACCATCACAGCTTTAGTTGTGAGGCACCATTATGCACCATCTCCATTGTGACCTGGAATTTTTCCTTTGAAATGGTGCTGTTCTTTGCTTTGTTTGGACAGGGGCTGTGAGAGGCCCCTGTATTAACCAACAGTACTGCAAAGACAATGTTGTATGCACGGAGGTGGGCCCAGCAGTACAGTTCAGCACTGGTCACACATGGGACATGTAGCTGAAAGACCCCCCGAAGGTATATGTGTACAAAAAACGAGAAACTTCTCTGGAAGCCCAATATCGCACCAGAACACAGTGTGAGGGTAGGAATGACAATGTGGAATTATCCAACACAAATGTGGACGAACAAGATTGCAGTTGTGTGGTTGATGCGGTTTGATCCAATAGTTACACAAGTGTCTGGACAAGTTGTGAGCTTGCCAGTGCAGAAGTGCTCATATTGAACAAACACATTGTCAGTACAATGAATCATAAAACCTCACACTATTGGGTTGCTCTCATCTGGGGATCTGTCCAAAAATGTTATTTGCTGGCTGGGAGTTTGCACAGCATGTGATCACCCATATTAACTTTTTGTTGGTGttgaactgagaaaaaaaaaaaacaccctacaGTCAAATGTTCCCTGCTGAGAGAGAACATGAATGCTACTGCATTATTAACAAAAATGTATCAATCAGAGGTGTAAAAGTGCATATCTCATGTATTTAAGCActgctctgtcttctctttctctttcttccatAGAGGTCATCTCCACTGACAAGGAGGACTTGGCCTTCAAGGACCTGGATGCAGCTATCTTGGTGGGCTCTATGCCCAGGAAGGAGGGCATGGAGAGGAAGGACCTGCTCATGGCCAACGTGGCTATCTTCAAGAGCCAGGGAGCTGCTCTGGAGAAGTACTCCAAGAAGACTGTCAAGGTAATACCGCAGCATGTGTGTCGGTGTGCTTCTGCTGCAAAGTAGAAGCGTTACTCACAGACATGGAGTCTCTTTATCGGAAGAAAGTGTAAGCTGTCAGTCTCTTTTATCCTCAGCTTTTTGAGATGTATTACATGAAGCTTCTGTAAAGACAGACTGCGCTTTATGCAGCAAAGCTCACAGCATGTCCTCATTGAAATGGGCAGCTGTGCTGATGACTAATAGAACAACTGCCGTTTATTGGAAGCAGTGTATGCTACCGTGCACCTGTTTTTCTTGCTTTAACTGCACCCATCATCACACCACTTGACATCTCAAGTGGAAGACTGGGactgtgttttgttgctgcttAGAGGGATTAATATGGCCAATTTATGGAACACCAGCTTCCAAAATCACTTTTATCTATGACAAAATCTTCACCTAAGCTTTACTGTACAATAACTCTACAGTTGCACCTATAAAGTAATGCTAATTTTACAGATAGGttgttggaaaaataaataaataaataaacaaaatacaaggAAAAATCATTCACAATTTCCCCCCTTCATTCAGCTCCCACTCGAACCAGTTGAGATTACAAACACCTGGTGAAGTATGGGGCGTATTTTTCTCTAATAATAGGCTGTGGCACACTGCCAGCACATCCACAACTAAATAAACAGCTGTGCAGTGTAGAGATGAATAGAATTGATCTAAATAAATCTCTCTGGCTGTGCCACGTGTGCAACATGTTACCATCTCTGTCCACAACAACCTGCATTGAAAGTAAGCCCCCAAATGAACTGTGCGACCGTGGGAAACTGAACACTGGCCAGGCTGCTGCCAGCTGCCTGCACCACAGTGTAATCTGACAGCGAATCTGACCTTACAATATGCAGATTCCAGTACACCTTATTGTAAGCAAAAAGTGGAAACACAACAATTTGATGATCAAATTTTAGctattacatttaaaattactaaataaatagtatttcattatttttgttagtagtattggtagtatgtcatatatttaaatgtacattttttttttttttagttctaaTACACAATTTACATTAGATAAAGTGAAACCTTATAGTGAGACCTTTATAGTTTGTGCATACACATGGTCTGTGGCAGTTTTAAATTTGCTCTCAGAGTAAGAAGAAATTCAGGTGAGAACGTTTTAATGAATACACAGATTTGTGTATACACACCATTTGTGTATGAGGCCCAGGGCCATTAAAATCAGTTTGTAAGATACTGGTATATTACCTCTAGCAGCTcatgtttacagtaaaattgATGCAGCATAATCTTCACGTTGTGCCCGCCACAACTCTGTGACATCTGACGGGTGAAATGCCAACACAAGTGCTGGAGGAGCTTTGGCGGCCTCACATAACCTTCATTTTCACAGCCCACATTGACCTTGGCACATGTTAGGCAAAAGTTGATGAGAGATGAGTCTGGAGTggtatctctctctcattcaatCACCCTctcattcaacacacacacacacacacacacacactcacaagctcACTCACACTGACTCCCCTCCCTTACTAAATTCTTCCAGCATTCATTCTGCGACCTTGTCTGGAAGACTCTGGTGGGAGAGTCTGCTGTTTTGGCGATGTTGCTTCTTTACATTTTTAGCGAGGATGTAgcattttctttgatgaatcatTTGAAGCTGACTTGGGTTACCTTGGGCTCTCCTTTAGTAATCTCAAAGCtccctccactcaaaaatgtgtttttcttatgtttatgtctCCTAAAATGTGTGACCTTGACTAGACTGACTTGTATCTGTTGAAGTTTGTCActagaggtgttttcacaatcctctACTGAAGGTGGAGGGGTCTGTGCACACCCCTTTTTCAACATTGATAGATCATCAGATACAACACAAGACATGAGCTGGTGTgtcagcaggtgtgtgtatgttgggggGCTATTTCTGTATTCATAGATCtgttcatatttaatgattGCAAGGTGGAGAGTTGTATTAAAGCTGTTTTAAAGCACGAGGGGATGTTTATTTCATGGAAGAAacctaaatatgtaatattgatgaaccaatgattttttttttcgggatTTAATCAATGGCTGGAGGGGGACTTAAAGCAGTTTACAAAAACAAGTTTATTATAAATCTCCTTGAATTAAATGGATAGGGCTGTATGatttcattcattaaaaaaaaactgtgtgtgtgtgtgtgtgtgtgtgtgtgtgtgtgtgtttcccaggtGCTGGTTGTGGGAAACCCTGCCAACACCAACTGTCTGATTGCAGCCAAGTCGGCTCCTTCCATCCCCAAGGAGAACTTCTCCTGCCTCACCCGTCTGGACCACAACAGGGCTcgctctcaggtgtgtgtgggtcttgtgtgcatgtgcatgagggTTTTTGGATGATCATGAACCCCACTCAAGCTGATGTAGGTGCTCCTGTTTCCCATGAAATCCCATTCATTCTCTCTGGTACAAACTAATTGCAGACAGTGAGCACCCAGATTATCTGCATGTGGTCCCTGCTCTTCCTCGGAGTTGATGATGAAACCTGACTTAACTCTGTCCATGCTGCTCCGGTCCTGTAGGTGGCGATGCGTTGTGGTGTCCCTGCCACCCATGTGAAGAATGTGATCATCTGGGGCAACCACTCATCCACCCAGTACCCCGATGTCCACCACTGCATGGTCAAAATGGCCGGCAGTGACCTGGCCTGCTTCGATGCTGTCAAGGATGACGCCTGGCTCAAAGGAGATTTTATCTCTGTGAGTTGAACAGGATTCACTGTAGCTGGTCTGACTGTGATGTACATTCCCCTTTAATACCTGAATCCTGTGGCACAGGGAAAACTAGAAAAAGCATGGTATTTAAAATTGCGATTTTCCAGACATGTCAATAGTTGATGAAAAAGGTGCTCATTACTAAGTTGGTAGaatctttttgttttcactttttattaaGTTGTCTTGATGTTTACTGCCAGGCTTGGCTGGTGAGAGGTCTACCTGAAGGATGAAGTAACCCAAACGACAGTGATTACAATGGGACACCCAGCAACTGAACATTGACTGAAATATATGGATTACAGAATGTGTTCTGTTTGTCAAAGCTTGAATTTGGGACTGTTTTTCCCCATTTAAAGTAATTGTATTTATCTGGATTGTGGAGTTAGACCAGTTGGCAATCTTGTCATGGTTACAGATGCTCTCCATAGATCGCTTTTGGAAATTTGGATTGGGTAGGACCATCACTGGCTATGTTGTTGAGCACCACAAGCTAGAAAGCATAGTAACATCTCCACAAAGGTTgcattgaaaataaattttggCTAATCTGATTGACATGCCTTCAGCACAAAGAATGTTACTGCCTAGTTTTATTACAGATGTCACAAAAAAGAAGTACATCGCGTCCGTGCCTCTGGCTACAGTGTCTGGTTTGTTCATCAGACGGGTGCATTGGCTTTCCCCAAAAATACTCATAAATACCGTCTGCACACCTtataaaagaaaagataaaacacaTGTTATCTGTCTCCTGTTCAGTCCCTTTTTCAAGCCTCTGCTATAGTTATTCTGTAGCATAAGCCACAGTCATTGAAAgctgaatttcattttcatttttacttatttGTGTTTTCGTATTCCAGACAGTGCAGCAGAGAGGCGCTGCAGTCATCAAGGCCAGGAAGCTGTCCAGCGCCATGTCTGCAGCCAAGGCCATCTGTGACCACATGAGGGACATCTGGACAGGCACTCCAGAGGTAAACATCAGGCAAAAACCCACAGCCTTACTCAGGGATACACTGGCTAGATGCTGGCCAAACTGGAGCAAATAATATATACAGCTGGATGTTAAT is a genomic window of Myripristis murdjan chromosome 15, fMyrMur1.1, whole genome shotgun sequence containing:
- the mdh1ab gene encoding malate dehydrogenase 1Ab, NAD (soluble): MSEPIRVLVTGAAGQIAYSLLFSIAKGDVFGKDQPIILLLLDISPMLPVLEGVVMELQDCALPLLREVISTDKEDLAFKDLDAAILVGSMPRKEGMERKDLLMANVAIFKSQGAALEKYSKKTVKVLVVGNPANTNCLIAAKSAPSIPKENFSCLTRLDHNRARSQVAMRCGVPATHVKNVIIWGNHSSTQYPDVHHCMVKMAGSDLACFDAVKDDAWLKGDFISTVQQRGAAVIKARKLSSAMSAAKAICDHMRDIWTGTPEGEFISMGVYSTGNTYGVPDDLIYSFPVQIKDKTWKIVDGLEINDFSRGKMDATAVELIEERDTAVAFLGQ